The proteins below come from a single Chryseobacterium sp. MA9 genomic window:
- a CDS encoding pitrilysin family protein yields MKKVLSSLAVIFLMSANTFGQNIPVDPSVRIGTLSNGMKYYIKKNTLPEKKVDFRLAINAGSILEDENQRGLAHFMEHMNFNGTKNFPDNKLVDFLQSIGVKFGQHLNAYTSFDETVYMLPVPLDKPGNLDAGLKVMEDWAFNATLSDEQINKERGVVLEELRLGLGADKRMMDKYLPKFLYKSQYADRLPIGKKEVLENFKPDVIRKFHQDWYRPDLMAIIVVGDINVDEIEKKIKDNFSKYKNPSKPRERKSFDLPNHKETLVAIETDPDATNSMVQFIMKDADAYKPDVTVEQYNQSLVENLSTTMLNNRLRELINSTNPPFTFGSVYHGGTYARSKEAFQGFAMVKEGNQLNALKVLLEEVERAKRFGFTQSELDRAKSQVLSNLERSYNNKDKTESDMLVGEYVRNFLEQEPIPGIAWEYEDTKSFLPSVTLAQTNEIIKKMVKDDSRVIVITGPKKDNITMPTEAMVVNTFDAVKMADLKPYEEKATIKNLVKPFKSEGKIAKTETDAKLGTTTWTLSNGAKVTFKKTDFKDDEIVFTARSLGGSSLIPDADYNKTQFAFSALTEAGVGGFSKADLTNYLAGKQVNVNPMVTSLFEGVSGRTSQKDLGTAMELMYAYFTSLNYNPASFNAYKEKQSAMLNNLLSNPQAYFSNEHAKFMNQKNPRFIGVFPMEKDWANTDYKKAYDIYKDKFANAGNFQFYFVGNIDEAKFKNEVLQYIASLPSSGKATMFKDTGYRTITGDYTKVYKKGKDPKSMVSISYSGEAPYNEKEALALSALGEVATIKVIEKLREDESGIYGGGARGGMNRIPYGTYSFGINFPCGPENVDKLTKSAIAELQKLIDNGPEQKDLDKYKEGEYNDNKTELKDNMFWMNAIAKNQLDGSDKYDILNYQEKVKALTVKDLQDVAKKYLTKGRIVATLMPEDGWEKAKKDETKKAEVTVKAGATN; encoded by the coding sequence ATGAAAAAAGTCTTATCTTCATTAGCGGTCATCTTTTTGATGTCGGCGAATACCTTTGGACAAAATATCCCTGTGGATCCTTCTGTAAGAATAGGTACCCTTTCCAACGGAATGAAGTACTACATCAAAAAAAACACTTTACCGGAGAAAAAAGTAGATTTCCGTCTGGCAATCAATGCCGGATCTATTCTTGAAGATGAAAATCAAAGAGGATTGGCTCACTTTATGGAGCACATGAACTTCAACGGAACCAAAAATTTTCCAGATAATAAATTAGTAGACTTTTTACAGTCCATCGGCGTAAAGTTTGGTCAGCACCTTAATGCTTACACAAGCTTTGACGAAACGGTTTATATGCTTCCTGTTCCATTGGATAAACCAGGAAATCTGGATGCCGGACTGAAAGTTATGGAGGACTGGGCATTCAACGCAACGCTTTCTGATGAACAGATCAATAAAGAGAGAGGAGTGGTATTGGAAGAGTTAAGGCTGGGTCTTGGAGCAGATAAGAGAATGATGGATAAATATCTGCCGAAGTTTTTATACAAATCCCAGTATGCAGACAGACTTCCGATAGGTAAAAAAGAAGTATTGGAGAACTTCAAACCGGATGTTATCAGAAAATTCCATCAGGACTGGTACAGACCGGATCTGATGGCGATCATCGTTGTAGGAGATATCAATGTGGATGAAATTGAAAAAAAGATTAAGGATAACTTCAGCAAATATAAAAATCCTTCAAAACCCAGAGAAAGAAAATCTTTTGATCTTCCGAATCATAAAGAAACACTGGTGGCAATTGAAACAGATCCTGATGCTACCAATTCTATGGTACAGTTTATCATGAAAGATGCTGATGCCTACAAGCCGGATGTGACGGTAGAACAGTACAATCAGAGTCTTGTAGAAAATCTTTCAACCACGATGCTGAATAACAGACTGAGAGAACTGATCAACTCTACAAATCCACCTTTCACTTTCGGATCAGTATATCACGGAGGAACATATGCAAGAAGCAAGGAAGCGTTTCAGGGATTTGCCATGGTGAAAGAAGGAAATCAGCTGAATGCCTTGAAAGTTTTATTGGAAGAGGTTGAAAGAGCAAAAAGATTTGGATTTACACAGTCTGAACTTGACAGAGCGAAATCTCAGGTGCTTTCTAATCTTGAAAGATCTTATAACAATAAAGATAAGACAGAAAGTGATATGCTGGTAGGTGAGTATGTAAGAAACTTCCTAGAGCAGGAACCAATACCTGGAATTGCATGGGAATATGAAGATACCAAGTCTTTCTTACCATCTGTTACCCTTGCGCAGACCAACGAAATCATCAAGAAAATGGTGAAAGATGACAGCAGGGTTATTGTAATCACAGGTCCTAAAAAAGATAATATCACCATGCCTACAGAAGCAATGGTTGTGAATACATTCGATGCTGTAAAGATGGCTGATTTAAAACCTTATGAAGAAAAGGCTACCATCAAAAATTTAGTAAAACCTTTCAAATCTGAAGGGAAAATTGCTAAAACAGAAACTGATGCCAAACTGGGAACAACAACCTGGACTTTAAGCAACGGTGCTAAAGTGACTTTCAAGAAAACTGACTTTAAAGATGACGAAATTGTATTTACTGCAAGAAGCTTAGGAGGAAGCTCTCTTATTCCGGATGCAGATTACAATAAGACACAGTTTGCTTTCTCTGCATTAACAGAAGCAGGAGTGGGCGGATTCTCTAAAGCAGATCTTACCAACTATCTTGCCGGTAAACAAGTGAATGTAAATCCAATGGTAACATCTCTTTTTGAAGGGGTTTCCGGAAGAACAAGCCAGAAAGATTTAGGAACAGCAATGGAGCTTATGTATGCTTATTTTACAAGCTTAAATTACAATCCGGCTTCCTTCAATGCATATAAAGAAAAACAGTCTGCAATGCTGAATAACCTGTTGTCTAACCCTCAGGCTTATTTCTCTAATGAGCATGCAAAATTTATGAACCAGAAGAATCCTAGATTTATTGGAGTATTCCCAATGGAAAAAGACTGGGCGAATACAGACTATAAAAAAGCATATGATATCTATAAAGATAAATTTGCCAACGCCGGAAACTTCCAGTTTTATTTCGTAGGAAATATTGACGAAGCGAAGTTTAAAAATGAAGTCCTTCAGTATATTGCAAGTTTACCATCATCAGGAAAAGCTACAATGTTCAAAGATACCGGATACAGAACAATCACCGGAGATTATACAAAAGTATATAAAAAAGGAAAAGATCCTAAGAGTATGGTATCTATCTCGTATAGTGGAGAAGCTCCTTACAACGAAAAAGAAGCTTTAGCGTTATCTGCTCTGGGAGAAGTAGCTACCATCAAGGTTATCGAAAAATTGAGAGAAGATGAAAGCGGTATCTACGGTGGTGGTGCAAGAGGAGGTATGAACAGAATTCCTTACGGTACTTACAGCTTCGGAATTAACTTCCCTTGTGGTCCGGAAAATGTAGACAAACTGACTAAAAGTGCTATTGCTGAACTTCAGAAGCTGATTGATAACGGTCCTGAGCAGAAAGATCTGGATAAGTATAAAGAAGGAGAATACAATGATAATAAAACAGAACTTAAAGATAATATGTTCTGGATGAATGCCATTGCCAAAAACCAGTTAGACGGAAGTGATAAATATGACATCCTGAATTACCAGGAGAAAGTAAAAGCACTTACAGTGAAAGATCTTCAGGATGTTGCTAAAAAATACCTTACAAAAGGTAGAATTGTAGCGACTTTGATGCCGGAAGATGGTTGGGAAAAGGCTAAAAAGGATGAAACTAAAAAAGCAGAAGTAACTGTAAAAGCAGGAGCAACTAATTAA
- a CDS encoding trigger factor: protein MKVTAQNHDDVSALLTVTLEKSDYKEKVEKQLINYAKNAQVPGFRKGKVPLSMVKKQYEAGIAFEEINRQVSDALNNYVNENKLRLVGQPVPQPVNELDYNADQLEVAFEVGYEPEFTIDLAKYEAPHYKVEASDKEISKSIENMQKRFAEQVPQDKITKDSYIALEVSQVVEEDAEGEHHHHPKNLTITAENKEAFKLVKGLKMEGSVKVTKETLAGDEELAKELGFSKEEVEHLHHNELEVKVKDFYSLNLAELNQDLFDKVYGEGNIKTEEELKDKVKTELDEYFQQNADVHFVNKVLEQVTDKEEVKLPETFLVKWLLFSNQNIQSEAQAQEILEAEKNQLKYQIIEGKLMTENEINLDYADVLAQAEQLVKNQLAIYGIHHLGDEEIQKYAVEMLKDQEQVRQISSEVAMAKLKDVILEKASKKETKISHDEFLEELKK from the coding sequence ATGAAGGTTACCGCACAAAACCATGATGACGTAAGTGCATTGCTTACAGTAACATTGGAAAAATCTGACTACAAAGAAAAAGTAGAGAAGCAGTTGATTAATTATGCTAAAAATGCGCAAGTTCCTGGATTCAGAAAAGGGAAAGTGCCTTTGAGTATGGTTAAAAAACAATATGAAGCAGGTATTGCATTCGAAGAAATCAACAGACAAGTTTCTGATGCTTTAAACAACTATGTTAATGAAAACAAATTAAGATTAGTTGGTCAGCCTGTTCCTCAGCCAGTAAACGAATTAGATTACAATGCTGATCAATTAGAAGTTGCTTTCGAAGTAGGATATGAGCCTGAATTCACTATAGATTTAGCTAAATATGAAGCGCCTCACTACAAAGTAGAAGCTTCTGACAAAGAAATCAGCAAGAGTATTGAAAACATGCAGAAGCGTTTCGCTGAGCAGGTTCCTCAAGATAAAATCACTAAAGATTCTTACATTGCTTTAGAAGTTTCTCAGGTTGTGGAAGAAGATGCTGAAGGAGAGCACCACCACCACCCAAAAAATCTTACCATTACAGCTGAAAACAAAGAAGCTTTCAAATTGGTAAAAGGTTTGAAAATGGAAGGTTCTGTAAAAGTAACGAAAGAAACTCTTGCAGGTGACGAAGAATTAGCTAAAGAATTAGGATTCAGCAAAGAAGAAGTTGAGCACCTGCACCACAATGAACTAGAAGTAAAAGTAAAAGACTTCTATTCATTAAACTTAGCTGAGCTTAACCAGGATCTATTCGACAAAGTATACGGAGAAGGAAACATCAAGACTGAAGAAGAGCTTAAAGATAAAGTGAAAACTGAATTAGACGAGTACTTCCAGCAAAATGCTGATGTTCACTTTGTGAATAAAGTATTAGAACAGGTAACTGATAAAGAAGAAGTAAAACTTCCTGAAACGTTCCTTGTGAAATGGTTATTATTCTCTAACCAGAACATCCAGTCTGAAGCTCAGGCTCAGGAAATTCTTGAAGCTGAGAAAAACCAGTTGAAATACCAGATCATCGAAGGTAAATTGATGACTGAAAATGAAATCAACCTTGACTATGCTGATGTATTGGCTCAGGCTGAGCAGTTAGTTAAGAACCAATTGGCAATCTACGGAATCCACCACCTTGGTGATGAAGAAATCCAAAAATATGCTGTTGAAATGTTGAAAGATCAGGAGCAGGTAAGACAAATTTCTTCTGAAGTAGCTATGGCTAAATTGAAAGATGTAATTCTTGAAAAAGCGAGCAAAAAAGAAACTAAAATTTCTCACGACGAATTTTTAGAAGAACTTAAGAAATAA
- a CDS encoding TonB-dependent receptor, whose product MKLIYCLLLIFCGSAFTSAQKTYTVEGTVQDFHDKTLLENAVIKVGNFTAKTNKKGQFSFDKIPAGKYTLIAQHPDCDDYTENIGVDQDVHLVITLEHHVKDIETVTVHGSHKNNGSMVVKTIDKAMISRNVTENLGNLLTNISGVNVLKTGNNIAKPIIHGLYGSRVSILNDGVKLAEQEWGVEHAPNVDVNNFEHIDVIKGASALKYGSGAVGGVVVLQPQVLPKKDTIMGNVSLSGISNGRGADLNVKLAKTWENGWAIKTNGSYKKLGDLEAPDYGLMNTGLESSGFNFGVQKMTFEKGFSFDYYLTKSTVGILRSSHVGNSEDLRTALTSPEPIYQRDFSYDIDNPKQEIEHHIAKVSAYKRFENFGKITATYSFQYNHRKEYDIRRTEALSKKPALDLELITNDLNVNHLIERGNWNLETGINAGYQNNYSNTQTEARRLVPNYDRYYAGIYSVLKYKIAPQLDLELGGRYDYDHYDVTKWYDLSDWNKTYAADYSNFVVRINQNRILTNPSLTYNNFSVNGGIVYHPSEYFNLKFNYARVSRSPNIAELFADGLHHSAAIIERGDMRMKSETGNQFNLVADVKANVLKGLNISVNPYFFYTQNFINQIPTGYQNTQWGGAFVVYSYQQINAKMYGLDIDAQLKITDNLTYKGSGSYVYGQDTTHDVPLILMMPPNFNNSLEFNKKEWKNFYFTVSNNTYLKQTRFPTYNVPIRLFDSDGNPYNEEVDISTPPNGYSLWNLQTGVNLSKNFGIDFSVRNVFNTSYRDYLNRLRFFSNEMGRNFILTLKYQF is encoded by the coding sequence ATGAAATTGATATATTGCCTGCTGCTGATCTTTTGCGGATCAGCATTTACAAGTGCACAAAAAACTTATACTGTAGAGGGAACCGTTCAGGATTTCCACGATAAAACATTGCTGGAAAATGCCGTGATTAAAGTCGGAAACTTTACAGCCAAAACAAACAAGAAAGGTCAATTTTCTTTTGACAAAATTCCTGCAGGAAAGTATACACTCATTGCTCAGCACCCTGATTGTGATGATTATACTGAAAATATAGGAGTTGATCAGGATGTTCATTTGGTGATCACGCTGGAGCATCACGTCAAAGATATCGAAACAGTGACCGTTCATGGAAGCCATAAGAACAATGGAAGCATGGTGGTGAAAACTATTGACAAAGCAATGATTTCAAGAAATGTCACCGAAAACTTAGGAAATTTACTAACGAATATTTCCGGTGTTAACGTTCTTAAGACAGGGAATAATATCGCAAAGCCTATTATCCACGGGCTTTATGGAAGTAGAGTTTCCATTCTTAATGATGGGGTAAAGCTGGCCGAACAGGAATGGGGAGTAGAGCATGCTCCCAATGTGGATGTCAATAATTTTGAACATATTGATGTGATCAAAGGAGCATCTGCCCTAAAGTACGGAAGTGGTGCAGTAGGTGGAGTAGTTGTTTTGCAGCCTCAGGTTTTGCCTAAGAAAGACACCATCATGGGAAATGTTTCTCTTTCCGGAATTTCTAACGGGAGAGGAGCTGATCTTAATGTAAAGCTGGCAAAAACCTGGGAGAATGGCTGGGCTATAAAAACCAATGGAAGTTATAAAAAACTGGGGGATCTTGAAGCTCCGGATTATGGCTTGATGAATACAGGACTCGAAAGCTCAGGATTTAATTTCGGAGTACAGAAAATGACATTTGAAAAAGGTTTTTCATTTGATTATTATCTGACTAAAAGCACAGTTGGAATTCTTAGAAGCTCTCACGTAGGGAACTCTGAAGATTTACGCACTGCTCTTACCTCTCCGGAACCCATTTATCAAAGAGATTTTAGTTATGATATTGATAATCCTAAACAGGAAATTGAGCATCATATTGCTAAAGTTTCGGCTTACAAAAGGTTTGAAAATTTTGGAAAAATAACGGCTACTTACAGTTTTCAGTACAATCATAGAAAAGAATATGATATCAGACGTACAGAAGCACTGAGCAAAAAGCCGGCACTGGATCTTGAACTGATTACCAATGATCTGAATGTAAATCACCTGATAGAAAGAGGAAACTGGAATCTTGAAACAGGGATTAATGCAGGGTATCAAAACAACTATTCCAATACGCAGACCGAGGCAAGGCGTCTTGTCCCGAATTATGACAGATATTATGCAGGAATTTATTCTGTATTAAAATATAAAATTGCTCCCCAATTGGATCTTGAACTGGGAGGCAGATATGATTATGATCATTATGATGTAACAAAATGGTATGATCTGAGCGACTGGAATAAGACCTATGCAGCAGATTATTCAAATTTTGTAGTAAGAATAAACCAAAACAGAATTCTTACCAATCCATCATTAACATATAATAATTTTTCAGTAAACGGCGGAATTGTTTATCATCCATCCGAATATTTTAACCTGAAATTTAATTATGCCAGAGTTTCCAGATCTCCGAATATTGCTGAGCTTTTTGCTGACGGACTTCACCACTCTGCAGCCATTATTGAAAGAGGAGATATGAGGATGAAAAGTGAAACAGGAAATCAGTTTAATTTAGTTGCAGATGTAAAAGCAAATGTTTTAAAAGGATTGAATATTTCCGTAAACCCATACTTCTTTTACACTCAGAATTTCATTAATCAGATTCCTACGGGATATCAGAATACCCAGTGGGGTGGAGCTTTTGTAGTATACAGTTATCAGCAGATCAATGCAAAAATGTATGGACTAGATATTGATGCTCAGCTTAAAATAACAGATAATCTAACCTATAAAGGAAGTGGATCTTATGTTTATGGGCAGGATACAACTCATGATGTGCCACTTATTCTTATGATGCCTCCGAATTTTAATAATTCATTGGAATTCAATAAAAAAGAATGGAAAAACTTCTATTTCACAGTAAGTAACAATACTTATCTGAAACAGACAAGATTTCCAACTTATAACGTTCCTATCAGATTATTCGATTCTGACGGAAATCCTTACAATGAAGAAGTAGATATCTCTACACCTCCAAACGGATATTCGCTTTGGAACCTTCAGACAGGGGTGAATCTGTCTAAAAACTTCGGAATTGATTTCTCAGTCCGAAATGTTTTCAATACGTCTTACAGAGATTATCTGAACAGACTTCGTTTCTTTTCCAACGAGATGGGAAGAAACTTTATTTTAACTCTTAAATATCAATTTTAA
- a CDS encoding ABC-F family ATP-binding cassette domain-containing protein codes for MLSVQSLGLHHSGNYLFQNVNFTIKKDDKVGLVGKNGAGKSTLLKMLSGEINFYEGEVVMEGSVTIGFLKQDLDFVKGRTVWAETMQAFEQINAWKNELEEVNHQMTVRTDYESDSYTDLINKMTELNDLLMNHDAYNLEGDMEKVLFGLGFKADDFQKITDEFSGGWRMRIELAKLLLQKNDIMLLDEPTNHLDMESIIWLENFLKDYPGAIVLVSHDKQFMTAVCNRTFDINNRKVDDYKANYSKYLVMREDRREKLIQAKKNQDAEIKQMEDNINKFRASATKASFAQSLIKKLDKIERIEVDNEDVSKFNIRFVQSMVPGKIIFEADHLGKAYGQKQIFDDVDFIVQRGDRIALLGQNGQGKTTLAKILAGDIKDYSGTWNLGHNVNIGYFAQNQEEVLTPNKTVLEEAEDAATEETRPRVRDLLGSFLFQGDAVTKKTKVLSGGERNRLALCKLLLRPFNTLIMDEPTNHLDIQSKEIIKLALQNFEGTLIVISHDREFLQGLCDKIYEFRDGKMKEFLGDINEYLEYRQKETIREISAEKAKLHSEVKVEPKKVEEKPVVSSSPSSNIVSKEQKNIQNKIKKVEERISELEIKVEEMETSFAKENPSDETLEKYNKAKEELDTALQEWEYLGTQLD; via the coding sequence ATGCTTTCGGTTCAAAGTTTAGGATTACACCATTCAGGAAATTATTTATTTCAAAATGTCAATTTCACCATCAAAAAAGATGATAAAGTTGGTCTCGTAGGAAAAAATGGAGCGGGGAAATCCACTTTATTGAAAATGCTGTCCGGAGAAATTAATTTCTACGAAGGAGAGGTTGTGATGGAAGGAAGCGTTACCATTGGTTTCCTGAAGCAGGATCTTGATTTCGTAAAAGGAAGAACCGTTTGGGCTGAAACGATGCAGGCTTTTGAGCAGATTAATGCATGGAAGAATGAGCTTGAAGAAGTGAATCATCAGATGACCGTCCGAACAGATTACGAAAGTGACTCCTATACGGATTTGATTAACAAAATGACTGAACTGAATGACCTTTTGATGAACCATGATGCCTACAATCTTGAAGGTGATATGGAGAAAGTTTTGTTTGGTTTAGGATTTAAAGCAGATGATTTCCAAAAAATTACCGATGAATTTTCCGGAGGATGGAGAATGAGAATTGAATTGGCAAAATTACTTCTTCAGAAGAATGATATTATGCTTCTCGATGAGCCTACCAACCACCTGGATATGGAATCCATCATCTGGCTTGAAAACTTCCTGAAAGATTATCCGGGAGCTATTGTTCTTGTAAGTCACGATAAACAGTTTATGACTGCGGTTTGTAACCGTACTTTTGATATCAACAATAGAAAAGTTGACGACTATAAAGCCAACTATTCGAAATATCTGGTAATGAGAGAAGATCGCCGTGAAAAACTGATTCAGGCTAAAAAGAATCAGGATGCGGAGATCAAGCAGATGGAAGACAACATTAATAAGTTCCGTGCAAGTGCTACTAAAGCATCTTTTGCACAGTCACTTATTAAGAAATTAGATAAAATAGAACGTATCGAAGTTGATAATGAAGACGTTTCAAAATTCAATATCCGTTTCGTACAGTCTATGGTTCCTGGAAAGATCATCTTTGAAGCGGATCATTTAGGAAAAGCTTACGGACAAAAGCAGATTTTTGATGATGTAGACTTTATCGTTCAGAGAGGAGACAGAATTGCTCTTTTAGGGCAGAACGGACAGGGAAAAACAACTTTAGCTAAAATTTTAGCAGGAGATATTAAAGATTATTCCGGAACATGGAATCTTGGACATAATGTAAACATCGGATATTTTGCTCAGAATCAGGAAGAGGTTTTAACACCTAATAAAACGGTTCTGGAAGAAGCAGAAGATGCTGCAACAGAAGAGACAAGACCAAGAGTAAGAGACTTATTAGGATCTTTCCTTTTCCAGGGAGACGCTGTTACTAAGAAAACAAAAGTACTTTCCGGAGGAGAGAGAAACCGTCTGGCACTTTGTAAACTGTTGCTTCGTCCTTTCAACACATTGATCATGGACGAACCTACCAACCACTTGGATATCCAGTCTAAGGAGATTATCAAGCTGGCGTTGCAGAATTTTGAAGGAACTTTAATTGTAATCTCGCACGACAGGGAATTCCTTCAGGGACTTTGTGATAAGATCTACGAATTCCGTGATGGGAAAATGAAAGAATTCCTTGGAGATATCAACGAATATCTTGAATACAGACAGAAAGAAACTATCAGAGAGATTTCTGCAGAAAAGGCTAAACTTCACAGCGAAGTTAAGGTAGAACCTAAGAAAGTAGAAGAAAAACCTGTAGTAAGCAGCAGCCCATCTTCAAATATCGTTAGTAAAGAACAGAAAAATATACAGAATAAAATCAAAAAAGTAGAAGAGAGAATTTCTGAGCTTGAAATAAAAGTAGAGGAAATGGAAACTTCTTTTGCCAAAGAAAATCCTTCAGATGAAACCTTAGAGAAATACAATAAGGCTAAGGAAGAGCTGGATACAGCTTTGCAGGAGTGGGAATATCTTGGTACCCAACTTGATTAA
- a CDS encoding DUF2235 domain-containing protein: protein MNDSRVISVGIFFDGTGNNGVNILSPDKPLNNNESYYGTFTNIYKLYSLFIGDEKIYIEGIGTVTGSEDNNFAMATCANPPYGNGYSSDDKLQKAGDFVERIIHDQTKEYHFYIYGFGRGGMLARTFCNQLLAHYSSENFRIRFLGAFDTVESKPFNNYNLNIPAQVESALHICAVNESRFFFPLTGFFENSKIMEDQKLENTSSVWKEIFVPGDHADIGGGYLEGPQSVYISTDFIHIDDLHHYVSDIRNEKTNAEGNKIWDALLSGYEIETANGLSQAYVCRDKVYNDLSKVYGKLMLEETNAKVSIFSTDNDAYFGTDYNKHPFLSRFYIKIKEYIKDLSAGKKPIYDFWKFADYTHISANFGLYSNSFLKKSQREINIELINNGLNVSSSTSVDQTSRTRLSVDLHLPEDSFVADFLYGTSVPNNDIWDRSILKTQTAITLNEIKN from the coding sequence ATGAATGATAGTAGAGTGATTTCTGTCGGGATTTTCTTTGACGGTACAGGAAACAATGGGGTCAATATTCTTTCACCGGATAAACCGCTGAACAACAATGAAAGTTATTATGGTACCTTCACCAATATCTATAAATTATACAGTTTATTTATTGGAGATGAAAAAATATATATCGAAGGAATTGGAACCGTAACGGGCAGTGAAGATAATAATTTTGCTATGGCAACATGTGCAAACCCACCGTATGGGAATGGATATTCTTCCGATGATAAACTTCAGAAAGCAGGGGATTTTGTAGAGCGGATTATTCATGATCAGACAAAAGAATATCATTTTTATATCTATGGATTCGGGAGAGGAGGAATGTTGGCAAGAACTTTCTGCAATCAGCTTTTAGCTCATTATTCTTCGGAAAATTTCAGAATAAGATTTTTAGGAGCTTTTGATACGGTAGAATCCAAACCTTTTAATAATTATAATCTGAATATTCCTGCCCAGGTAGAGAGTGCTTTGCATATCTGTGCAGTCAATGAGAGTCGGTTTTTCTTTCCGCTTACCGGTTTTTTTGAAAACTCAAAAATAATGGAGGATCAAAAATTGGAAAATACATCTTCTGTTTGGAAAGAAATCTTTGTGCCGGGTGATCATGCTGATATCGGAGGAGGATATCTTGAAGGGCCGCAGTCTGTTTATATTTCTACAGACTTCATTCATATTGATGATCTGCATCACTATGTTTCAGATATCAGGAATGAAAAAACCAATGCTGAAGGTAATAAAATCTGGGATGCTCTGCTTTCCGGATACGAAATTGAGACCGCCAATGGTCTTTCACAGGCATATGTGTGCCGGGATAAGGTATATAATGATCTTTCAAAAGTTTATGGAAAACTGATGCTGGAAGAAACTAATGCTAAAGTATCCATTTTCAGTACAGATAATGATGCATATTTTGGAACAGATTATAATAAGCATCCTTTTCTCAGTCGTTTTTATATCAAAATAAAAGAATATATAAAAGATCTTTCTGCGGGTAAAAAACCAATCTATGATTTTTGGAAATTTGCGGATTATACCCATATTTCAGCAAATTTCGGATTATATAGCAATAGCTTTCTGAAAAAATCCCAGCGGGAAATTAATATTGAATTGATTAATAACGGATTAAATGTTTCCAGCAGTACTTCTGTTGACCAGACCAGCCGGACAAGGCTTTCCGTTGATCTTCATCTGCCGGAAGACAGTTTTGTTGCAGATTTTCTTTACGGAACCAGTGTTCCTAATAATGACATATGGGATCGTTCCATTTTAAAAACACAGACAGCTATTACATTAAATGAAATTAAGAATTAG
- a CDS encoding response regulator produces MSSQIKLALIDDEQLILEGVRMLLSNEKNISVCLTADNGPDFIEDLGKLSENEFPDIALVDVQMKPMNGFELVEILKEKYPELKIIILSSHYKTSILGYMVKLGVSAFLPKNSNKKTFIDAITMVDKNGVFFTAEDHQMLFTYMNGSAKKNSLFETEDELSEREKDVVKLICQEFTNNEIGEKLFISPRTVESHRQRILEKIGAKNTVGIVIYAIINNIYSLEKM; encoded by the coding sequence ATGAGTTCCCAAATCAAACTAGCACTGATTGATGATGAACAGCTGATCCTCGAAGGGGTAAGAATGTTGCTGTCCAATGAAAAAAATATATCGGTATGCCTTACCGCAGATAACGGCCCTGATTTTATAGAAGACCTCGGAAAACTTTCAGAAAATGAATTTCCTGATATTGCTCTTGTAGATGTTCAGATGAAACCTATGAACGGCTTTGAGCTGGTAGAAATCCTGAAGGAAAAATATCCCGAACTCAAAATCATTATCCTTTCATCCCATTATAAAACCTCTATCTTAGGATACATGGTCAAGCTGGGAGTATCGGCATTTCTTCCCAAAAATTCAAATAAAAAAACATTTATAGATGCCATCACAATGGTTGATAAAAATGGAGTTTTCTTCACTGCAGAAGACCATCAGATGCTGTTTACCTATATGAACGGTTCTGCCAAGAAAAATTCTCTTTTTGAAACAGAAGATGAGTTGTCTGAAAGAGAAAAAGATGTGGTAAAACTGATCTGTCAGGAGTTTACCAATAATGAAATAGGAGAAAAACTCTTTATCAGTCCAAGAACCGTAGAAAGCCACAGACAGCGTATTTTGGAGAAGATAGGAGCCAAAAATACTGTGGGAATAGTAATTTATGCTATTATAAACAATATTTATTCTCTTGAAAAAATGTAA